In a single window of the Zonotrichia leucophrys gambelii isolate GWCS_2022_RI chromosome 2, RI_Zleu_2.0, whole genome shotgun sequence genome:
- the KCNS2 gene encoding potassium voltage-gated channel subfamily S member 2 isoform X1: protein MWVIPAQSTCLGASVLCSAGPAQGGVRCAGIATTRLPPEKLGLTPGSATEGRFLPQSPAAWAGTLPSLTMSLDTTACASTKSVPTKSSNSARFSFPTHLWKELTMTGQSLRTLSEANFEDNEISINVGGFKKKMRSNTLLRFPETRLGKLLSCHSKESILELCDDYDDTKNEFYFDRNPELFPYVLHFYNTGKLHVMGELCVFSFSQEIEYWGINEFFIDSCCSYSYHGRKMEPDQEKWEEQSDQESTTSSFDEILAFYNDASKFDKQPFGNIRRQLWLALDNPGYSVLSRIFSVLSIVVVLGSIVTMCLNSLPDFQIVDSNGNTEEDPRFEIVEHFGIAWFTFELVARFAVAPDFLKFFKHALNLIDLMSILPFYITLIVNLVVESSPTLANLGRVAQVLRLMRIFRILKLARHSTGLRSLGATLKYSYREVGLLLLYLSVGISIFSVVAYTIEKEDNEGLATIPACWWWATVSMTTVGYGDVVPGSTAGKLTASACILAGILVVVLPITLIFNKFSHFYRRQKQLESAMRSCDFGDGMKEVPSVNLRDYYAYKVKSLMASLTNMSRSTPSELSLNDSLH from the exons ATGTGGGTTATCCCGGCGCAAAGCACCTGTCTCGGAGCATCTGTGCTCTGCTCGGCCGGCCCTGCTCAGGGCGGGGTCAGGTGCGCAGGGATTGCCACGACCAGGCTTCCCCCCGAGAAACTCGGCCTCACCCCGGGCTCAGCAACAGAGGGGAGATTTCTTCCCCAGTCGCCTGCagcgtgggcagggacactgccatCGCTGACCATGTCGCTGGACACTACTGCATGTGCGAGCACGAAAAGTGTACCCACCAAGAGCAGCAACAGCGCAAG GTTTTCATTCCCTACCCACCTTTGGAAGGAGCTCACTATGACAGGGCAGAGTCTGAGGACTTTATCTGAAGCGAATTTTGAAGACAATGAGATCAGCATCAACGTTGGAGGCTTCAAGAAAAAGATGAGATCCAACACATTATTAAGGTTCCCCGAGACCAGGCTGGGCAAATTGCTGAGCTGCCATTCAAAGGAGTCAATACTGGAGCTTTGTGATGACTATGATGACACCaagaatgaattttattttgacaGGAACCCCGAGCTCTTTCCTTACGTGCTACATTTTTATAACACTGGCAAGCTCCATGTGATGGGTGAACTCTGTGTCTTTTCTTTCAGCCAAGAGATTGAATACTGGGGAATCAATGAATTCTTTATAGACTCCTGCTGCAGTTATAGCTACCATGGGAGGAAAATGGAGCCAGACCAAGAGAAATGGGAGGAACAAAGTGACCAGGAAAGTACGACATCTTCTTTTGATGAGATTTTGGCATTCTACAATGATGCCTCTAAATTTGACAAACAGCCCTTTGGAAACATcaggaggcagctctggcttGCTTTGGATAATCCTGGGTACTCGGTTTTAAGCCGTATCTTCAGCGTCCTTTCCATAGTGGTGGTGTTGGGCTCCATTGTGACCATGTGCCTGAACAGCCTCCCAGACTTCCAGATTGTTGACAGCAACGGGAACACCGAGGAAGACCCTCGCTTTGAAATCGTGGAACATTTTGGTATTGCATGGTTCACTTTTGAACTGGTGGCAAGATTTGCAGTAGCtcctgactttttaaaatttttcaagcATGCCCTGAATTTGATTGACCTAATGTCTATCCTTCCattttatattacattaattGTCAACTTGGTGGTGGAAAGTAGTCCGACTTTAGCAAATTTAGGCAGAGTTGCGCAAGTCCTGAGACTCATGAGGATTTTCCGCATATTAAAGCTTGCCAGACACTCCACAGGTCTCAGGTCTCTTGGAGCCACTCTGAAGTACAGCTACAGAGAGGTGGGGCTTCTTTTACTCTACCTCTCTGTGGGCATCTCCATTTTCTCCGTAGTGGCTTACACTATTGAGAAAGAAGACAATGAGGGGTTAGCCACCATCCCTGCTTGTTGGTGGTGGGCTACTGTTAGCATGACCACAGTTGGCTACGGGGACGTGGTGCCAGGGAGCACTGCTGGCAAGCTGACGGCATCTGCATGCATCCTAGCTGGTATCCTAGTGGTAGTGCTTCCCATTACACTGATCTTTAATAAATTCTCCCACTTCTATAGGCGTCAGAAGCAGTTAGAGAGTGCCATGAGAAGCTGTGATTTTGGTGATGGCATGAAAGAAGTTCCATCTGTCAACTTAAGGGACTACTATGCTTATAAAGTTAAATCCCTTATGGCCAGCCTGACCAATATGAGCAGGAGTACCCCCAGTGAGCTGAGCCTGAATGATTCACTGCATTAG
- the KCNS2 gene encoding potassium voltage-gated channel subfamily S member 2 isoform X2, translating into MTGQSLRTLSEANFEDNEISINVGGFKKKMRSNTLLRFPETRLGKLLSCHSKESILELCDDYDDTKNEFYFDRNPELFPYVLHFYNTGKLHVMGELCVFSFSQEIEYWGINEFFIDSCCSYSYHGRKMEPDQEKWEEQSDQESTTSSFDEILAFYNDASKFDKQPFGNIRRQLWLALDNPGYSVLSRIFSVLSIVVVLGSIVTMCLNSLPDFQIVDSNGNTEEDPRFEIVEHFGIAWFTFELVARFAVAPDFLKFFKHALNLIDLMSILPFYITLIVNLVVESSPTLANLGRVAQVLRLMRIFRILKLARHSTGLRSLGATLKYSYREVGLLLLYLSVGISIFSVVAYTIEKEDNEGLATIPACWWWATVSMTTVGYGDVVPGSTAGKLTASACILAGILVVVLPITLIFNKFSHFYRRQKQLESAMRSCDFGDGMKEVPSVNLRDYYAYKVKSLMASLTNMSRSTPSELSLNDSLH; encoded by the coding sequence ATGACAGGGCAGAGTCTGAGGACTTTATCTGAAGCGAATTTTGAAGACAATGAGATCAGCATCAACGTTGGAGGCTTCAAGAAAAAGATGAGATCCAACACATTATTAAGGTTCCCCGAGACCAGGCTGGGCAAATTGCTGAGCTGCCATTCAAAGGAGTCAATACTGGAGCTTTGTGATGACTATGATGACACCaagaatgaattttattttgacaGGAACCCCGAGCTCTTTCCTTACGTGCTACATTTTTATAACACTGGCAAGCTCCATGTGATGGGTGAACTCTGTGTCTTTTCTTTCAGCCAAGAGATTGAATACTGGGGAATCAATGAATTCTTTATAGACTCCTGCTGCAGTTATAGCTACCATGGGAGGAAAATGGAGCCAGACCAAGAGAAATGGGAGGAACAAAGTGACCAGGAAAGTACGACATCTTCTTTTGATGAGATTTTGGCATTCTACAATGATGCCTCTAAATTTGACAAACAGCCCTTTGGAAACATcaggaggcagctctggcttGCTTTGGATAATCCTGGGTACTCGGTTTTAAGCCGTATCTTCAGCGTCCTTTCCATAGTGGTGGTGTTGGGCTCCATTGTGACCATGTGCCTGAACAGCCTCCCAGACTTCCAGATTGTTGACAGCAACGGGAACACCGAGGAAGACCCTCGCTTTGAAATCGTGGAACATTTTGGTATTGCATGGTTCACTTTTGAACTGGTGGCAAGATTTGCAGTAGCtcctgactttttaaaatttttcaagcATGCCCTGAATTTGATTGACCTAATGTCTATCCTTCCattttatattacattaattGTCAACTTGGTGGTGGAAAGTAGTCCGACTTTAGCAAATTTAGGCAGAGTTGCGCAAGTCCTGAGACTCATGAGGATTTTCCGCATATTAAAGCTTGCCAGACACTCCACAGGTCTCAGGTCTCTTGGAGCCACTCTGAAGTACAGCTACAGAGAGGTGGGGCTTCTTTTACTCTACCTCTCTGTGGGCATCTCCATTTTCTCCGTAGTGGCTTACACTATTGAGAAAGAAGACAATGAGGGGTTAGCCACCATCCCTGCTTGTTGGTGGTGGGCTACTGTTAGCATGACCACAGTTGGCTACGGGGACGTGGTGCCAGGGAGCACTGCTGGCAAGCTGACGGCATCTGCATGCATCCTAGCTGGTATCCTAGTGGTAGTGCTTCCCATTACACTGATCTTTAATAAATTCTCCCACTTCTATAGGCGTCAGAAGCAGTTAGAGAGTGCCATGAGAAGCTGTGATTTTGGTGATGGCATGAAAGAAGTTCCATCTGTCAACTTAAGGGACTACTATGCTTATAAAGTTAAATCCCTTATGGCCAGCCTGACCAATATGAGCAGGAGTACCCCCAGTGAGCTGAGCCTGAATGATTCACTGCATTAG